The Argopecten irradians isolate NY chromosome 6, Ai_NY, whole genome shotgun sequence genome has a window encoding:
- the LOC138326308 gene encoding kynurenine/alpha-aminoadipate aminotransferase, mitochondrial-like, translating to MNYERFQNQACLARTPTPLRQMALMMIKRPNVISMGGGLPDPSAIPFIEATVKLRDGSELHIDPADMALSMQYSHSEGYPALRQWLKELQKRIHNPPGMANPTHPSGTEVIVINGSQDALFKVNIKCN from the exons ATGAACTATGAGAGATTCCAGAACCAAGCCTGCCTCGCGAGGACGCCTACTCCGCTTAGACAAATGG CCTTGATGATGATAAAGAGACCAAACGTCATCAGCATGGGAGGAGGTCTACCAGATCCATCAGCTATTCCGTTTATTGAGGCAACTGTTAAACTGAG AGACGGCTCTGAACTGCACATCGACCCAGCTGATATGGCGTTATCTATGCAGTATTCTCATAGCGAAGG TTATCCAGCACTCCGACAATGGCTCAAGGAACTACAAAAAAGGATACACAATCCCCCGGGAATGGCAAACCCAACTCACCCTAGTGGGACTGAGGTCATCGTTATCAACGGCAGTCAGGATGctttgtttaaggtaaatattaaatgtaattag